The following nucleotide sequence is from Aspergillus luchuensis IFO 4308 DNA, chromosome 1, nearly complete sequence.
AAATGGAAAGGCGACCGACGGGGAAGTCTTCTTTGCTGATTATCGATCGGTCGTAAAAGTCGCAATTGCGGCGGAGGTCGGAGAAAGATGCGAAACGGAGTGGGATGCGATCCCAAGTGAGTGTCTCTGTAAGTAGCGACTTCGCGTCAGAATCCAAGATCTGTGATTAAGAAGATTCTAGTGAATGATGAGTCTTTCCCCCAGTAGCTGGCTAGCGCAATAACTTTAAAGCTTTCAGTAAATATTCAAGCTGGGGGAAGCGCGCTCGGCGACGCGGAGATGGAATTCGGAGAGGATTTGGCAGCTTCTGCGTCGGATTTACGGCCAAGGCGGTGAGTGTTAACTCCGTCGAGTCTCCAAAACACTGGCTATCACACGACAGATTACTACTATCCTTTGGGACATAGAAGAGAATTCTCGGAAGAATGATGCTGTGATGACCTTCTATTCTCCCTCTGCAGCACTATTGAAAGTCGTAAGTCCAGAGTTCAAGGCCTGTGCTCCAAACCATTGCAGTGATGGGCGGCAGATACTTGCTTGCCATTCATCTCATTCTGGAAAGTCAAGGGTCATGACAGAGCCAAAAGAGGAAGCAGCAAAGCACGGCGACAGTGTTCTATTCCACACACAATAATAGGAAAGAGCGGTGCTCGTAGTGAAGGAGAATGTCAATTATGAAGCCTGTTCGCATGACGGTATCTGTATCGCATGACTATAATGACCGCCTATGTTCCGCTGATATGTAATTcacttctactactactgttaCTACAATGGTGGTTAATTGACACTCAGAGGCGCTATTCCAGCATCCCATTGATCGATTCAATGTACAGCTAGGCAAGAGGATGCTCATTCAAGGCCATCCTCCTTAAATATGGACCCTCAATCCCTGATCATTCCTTTTGTACGATATACTTGCAGAGCATCAAAATCACCGCCATCACCGCCTACCACTAtcaataaaatatactacttttCATCATGGGCCCTTGTAAATGGCAAGACAAAAAACTATTTCTACAGTGTGCTTGCCCCGAGGGGTCCTGCGCTTCGCGTCTTGCGGACATGAACAATCTAATACAATGTGAAAAATGCTCGCATCCGATGAGCCTCCACCAAGATTACTGTTCGTTTCTTACACTCGTGATGTTCCTCAGCTAATCTTGCGTCATAGCTACTTCCTCCGAATTCCCACCGTCACAGATAACTGCACCTATAGGTATATAGTTTGCTTCAACCGGACTTGGCAAGATCATTGCTAATCATCACAGATGTCGGATCACATATCGTTCACCGGGATGGGTTGATCACGGAGCTCATTGCTCGACTGAAAGCATCTCATATTGTTCGAGTGAGGGGGACTCCTGCTTCGGGTAAGACAACCATCGTGAATCTATTAGCCAACAAGCTACTTGATTGTGATCCAAATACTCCTCTTTACGTCATGTCTGGTTGGGATGTAGATATGGTAACGAGAGCAAAGGGCTGGGCCGGTTATCTCGAGCAACGAACTGGTGTCCATGGCCGCTCCTGGCTGACACAACGAGGGTATCTCCTTATCGATGAGGCCCAACAATCGTATTGGGACGTCGCGCTATGGGCGGATCTGTTCAAAGCTGTTGACCCATCATCTCAACCTTACATTGTACTGTTCATGTCTTACGGCTCTCCAGATAGGGGCTTTTCGGGTTTCGAGCGAAAATATATGGCGACGCCAATGATTTTCGGTGAGGGACAGGAAATATCACTTAGGCCCGATATCAATATCCAATCACCTTGGAAACCTGTTGGTTTGTTAATGGAGGAAAATGAAGCCATTCAAGTTATTGAAAGATGTGCGCCACAAGTCATACCAGACTGTGGGCCTCTTCTGACGCCAGCTTTGAAGCAAGGCTTGTTCAAAAGCAGCAGTGGACATGTAGGGCTCATTAAATCTCTGGTCCTAGCTCTGAGGTCCCTACCGGTTAGCTTTATCCTAAAGTCGATGTTTCGCCGGTCTGTTTACTAAAATTAAGGCTGTTTACAACAGGTACTCTCCAAAGAAGTGCGAAACCGCAGACCGCTAGAGTGGCAAACAATCAGCACAGCCTTTTTCAGTGACCCAATGGGGTTTTTTCGATGTCTTCGAAGTCTCCCATTCTCCAGAGGTCTGCCCCCAGCACGGATCCTTCAAATACCTAATGTCGCCGCTGTTCTTAAGGCAGCCGTTGCTTCTGATGGGATCCTCACATCCAGCTTCGCGGGTACATCTAAGGAGGCACAAGAAGGTCTCGAACATATCTTAGCCAACGGATGGCTTCATGCAGAGATTTGCGACGGAGGAGAGCGATACATATTCGCAAGTCAAATTCATCGTTGGTAGGTGGGGAGTCTATAGAGTACTTTGGGCTGCTTTCTAATCCGAGAGTCTAGGTATTGCCAGTGTCTTTTCTCCGAGAAACGCCCTGATAACCAACTTGAATACGACACTCCTTTACAGTTAGCGCTCGACGTTATCAGAGGATTTCAGCCATGTCAGCTAGCACATGCGCCTCGTTCATTAGCAGGTAGTTCCCGGCCACTGGAAGACCAGTATCAGAAGGAGTTTTATCGCTGTCTCTTCCCTTTACTGGATGGGCATGTTGTCGTGTCTCCCGAGTTCGTGGTTCAGTCGGATATTAAAGGTGGAACAATTGACTTCCTTATTACCCAGAAGAAGTGGGGATTGGAACTCCTCAGAGAACGTGACCGGCTTCAAGAGCACATGGACAGGTTCAAGCCAAATGGACAATATTACACTCTGATCGAAAAAGGCCGGATGGACTACTATATTGTTCTCGACTTCACCACTACAATGCCTCGAAAACCCAATCCAGGTAGTTCCACCCTCGTCTGCTTATGACATAACTGACACATTTACTAGAGTTTCAGAACCGTTTATACCACATTGTATTCTCGAAAACATATCGGGATGTCTCAGTGATTAATGGATGGGATCTTCGAGTAGTTGACGCCTTTGTCTTGATGGAGAACAAAATTAGACGCTATGACTAGTAGCTAAAAAGCTTTTGGAGCGTCATTCATAATTTTTAGTGGATCATAGCTTCAATATCTATGAGCCACACAGGGCAATGTCAAGCATCATTGACGCGCTTTCTCAATACGCTTTGCTTTATCCAGTGTTTCACCGTCACCGTAGAGTACGTAGTATAGTACGCAACTATCTAACTCAACAAACCCAACTGCTCATCCAATGGTCAACCCTCATGTGAGATCTCTACTTACTCGTATTTCCCATGCTAATATCGCTCCCTTTATACCGCTAGCAGGAGTTAGGGCATGAGGGGTACAAAGACTCTCGCATAGCTACTAAAGGGAGACGCTACCGCCACGagagccaggcttcctccacaccaaccTGGCTCATGCCATACCCTACCACCTACCTCACAAAGTAAGACGCCTTCCTTATCATGGAAGGCTCGCTTTGATAGCTGGCAGTGTAATACCTTCCATCCCGATTGGAATATTCGACAGCCAGAGGTACTAACtactgcctcaggcagttTACTTGTGGATTAAGCAGGCGgtgaaaacaaaaaaaagaaggccTTACCTTATAGGTAAATGACCTTTACCTTCTAAGATAGGCAGGAG
It contains:
- a CDS encoding uncharacterized protein (COG:S;~EggNog:ENOG410Q2IT;~InterPro:IPR027417), which translates into the protein MSLHQDYSTSSEFPPSQITAPIDVGSHIVHRDGLITELIARLKASHIVRVRGTPASGKTTIVNLLANKLLDCDPNTPLYVMSGWDVDMVTRAKGWAGYLEQRTGVHGRSWLTQRGYLLIDEAQQSYWDVALWADLFKAVDPSSQPYIVLFMSYGSPDRGFSGFERKYMATPMIFGEGQEISLRPDINIQSPWKPVGLLMEENEAIQVIERCAPQVIPDCGPLLTPALKQGLFKSSSGHVGLIKSLVLALRSLPVLSKEVRNRRPLEWQTISTAFFSDPMGFFRCLRSLPFSRGLPPARILQIPNVAAVLKAAVASDGILTSSFAGTSKEAQEGLEHILANGWLHAEICDGGERYIFASQIHRWYCQCLFSEKRPDNQLEYDTPLQLALDVIRGFQPCQLAHAPRSLAGSSRPLEDQYQKEFYRCLFPLLDGHVVVSPEFVVQSDIKGGTIDFLITQKKWGLELLRERDRLQEHMDRFKPNGQYYTLIEKGRMDYYIVLDFTTTMPRKPNPEFQNRLYHIVFSKTYRDVSVINGWDLRVVDAFVLMENKIRRYD